In the Populus trichocarpa isolate Nisqually-1 chromosome 8, P.trichocarpa_v4.1, whole genome shotgun sequence genome, GACTCCGCCAACGAGCACAACAAAAGGGTAAAGCTGATAGCAATAAGGAATAATAAGACATTCACAAAGCTTTCACATAATTaagaaaggaaagtgaaaatGGTGACAGAATTACCATTGCTAAAGCCAGCAACATGCTGCCTTTTCTTGCTTGAACAACCTTGTAGACATTAGACACACTGTAGAAAAAAGGTCacattgcacaaatatataacATTATGTAATGTAGATCCAAGATAACCTTCACCAAACAGCTACATCATGGCCTACATGTGAACTCTAAAGACACCAACAGTACAATCTATAACAGGCAATTCATGCTAACCAATGGCACAAATGACCCCATAAAGGAAAATTCAAACACATCTGCAACAGCTGAAACCCCTAGACCTCCACCACCCCTTCCagcaaaaaatataatgatgatgTCATTTTCTCAGCATGTGCAAGTTATAACTTCAGTTACTCTTTCTTCATAATTGAACAGGTAACcataaaaagtttaaataaatgcaattgaacaagaaaggaaaagatCATAACTAGGAACATTAGATGTAAATTATGTGTTACACACGCAAGAGAACTATTTTTTCAGCcattttagatatatatatatatatatatatataattgcttaCTTGAATCCCACTGTAGGTATAACAGCAAAAGCTGTCATTAAAAACTGCACAACTCTGTAAGTAGGGATTTCTGcagtcaaaaaattaaaaattaaaaaataaagagcaaaAGAAAACTTCAGTTacacatgaaaaagaaaactatgAAATAAAGTACAAAGGGGcaaggagaaaacaaaatacagaTGCAAAAGGAAAGCATGAAGGAAATGACAAAGTTGTGTGTCAGCCGTTGTTCTAGGGCCTAGCCAAGTCCTTTCATTTAACATGTATGGTATCATTGCCTATTTTAACTAGTGTTTCTGCCACCAGGATTGAGATGATGACAAACCAAATAGAATCTACATTCTAGCACTGTTATATAACTTGGACTAGCTAAGTAGGTCGACCTGGAGCCTGGACCGGTCCAAGTTCATCAAAAAATAGGTGCGACCTGTTCGACTTGGTAAAACCCGttgattgtttaaaaaaaaatcagaacaacatcgttttttattcaaaaaaaaaaatagttaaccCATGTCGACTTGCCCTACCTGTGACTTGAGCCTTGCCTCAAGGCGACCTCTGAGTCaggttttcttaaaaaaaaaaaaccatagtgaAATCCCAccaattaaaaagcaaaatctGGAAACTCAAACATCACTTAAGAAAACACGTCTTACggggaaaaaaacacaaatgagaAAGAAGACGACAGCAAATTACTCCATGAAAATAGTGAATGCTAATACATCAGAAAGAATCAaagaacacaaataaaaaaacaagtgatgGACACGAAAATGTATAAGAGACTAAACATATATTGAGCAAGTCCTTGATCTGAATTGCAttatcaatcaagaaaaatgtCAAACAATCACGATTAAGGTTTGCGCGCATAATCTGACATTATGCACAAAATTTTCTGCTAAAAATACCCAACAAATCTCATTTCAGTAGATGACATGTGAGGTGAAATAAAATCCTGGGAAAGTCATTAAATATCTCTAGCAAGGGAAAAGGTAGAAAAAAACCGGAATGATGCATTCATTGCCAAGCATTTTGCAAAATTGTAGACTCTTACCACTTACAAATGGCAACCAACTCAAGAATGGGAAAGACATCGCAAACTGTTGAGCCCACCACCCGGCACCTTAAAAGGAAAGAacttgaattggaagaaaaagagacaatagagagaaacaaaatggacgcagaaaaaattatcatgatatgctatattaaaaaactGTGCAAAATAATCAAGGGTATTGCAGGTTTGAAGAGCTTACCGACTACAGCTGTAAGAAAATGAGCCATGTATATTAGCATCAGACCCTCTGTAGGTCCATTAATTGCTGGAAGAATAAGAGTATTGGTGAAAAAGCTGGACACAAGGAAGCAAAAATCCAAATTGTCAATAACATACAAAATTTACAAGAGTGAGAACATGaggaaaataatcaaacaaaggACCCCAGTCAAGAAAAGAAGATGTCAGAAGGTCCGAgcaaaataaagagaaatctAAATAGAACTTATGAAGTCATATTACATCATTCAaatccatagaaaacaaataacagcAAATTTGTATCACTTACTTTTCCCATGTTGCACAATAAAATGGAACTGCTGAAATAAGCCAAAACCAGAAAGTATCTCTTCCACACATGGCAGTGCTACCAAAAGCCATGCTTTCGAActgaaaaacaacaagaaacagaTATTGAAACTGAATCTGTTGAGGTAAAAAGACTAGAGATGGAAAAATACACACCGCACAAGCAAGCGCATCACATCCTGCAATAAGTTGGGGAAAAAAAGCACATTAAGAAACAGTCACCAATATAAAATAGTTGGGGAACAAAGACAGTTTATGTAACAACATAAATCACCATGGTCAAAAAGCTCCCCCAGTGGACTGGACGAGTTTGTCCGCCGAGCTTGTTTTCCATCAACAGCATCAAAAGTCTGGGAAATTAAAACCAAGTCAGGAAAAGCCATGTCACGCACATTAAGAAAAGCATATTAACTACAATGCCTGAGAGAACTAGAATCAAcctgatataaaaatagaagCAATCCGTGCGCAAAATGAACCCATCTCGGCGGAGGCGTATCCAAGCGAGGTGAATAAATctaaaacacaaacacaaacccCAAActaggaaagaaagaaaaaacatctcCATAACTGACATTTTTACGAAATCCCAACTTACATAACCGAGAAATGCCGAAGTCACTAAGAACATAAATCCCATAAGCgtaatctttaaaaacaaaaaaaaaacaaaaaacatgaacaaatcaggaaaagaaacaaaataagcaCAGCCCAATAATTTAGCATCACTAATCAAAGAGTAAAGTCCACTTTATCATACCATATTCGGCCTGCAGCAGATCCATAAGTAAATTAAATCCATTTTCAcacccaaaaagaaaaggtgaataTAGTGaatattctaattttaaataaagtaCAAGAAGAATACATATCTATGTCGCATAAATGAAGGAACTTACGGCATCCAAAGAGGGAAGAGGTTAACAAAGCGAGCCCAAAACGGTTGCAAAACATATTTAGCAACACAAGAGTGATCTACTCCACTGTATTTGTATTTGTGCAGTGCTGCTATTCCATGTGACCCTATATATcccatttgttttcttctttttttgcctAGCTGctcaaaaagaaaacataatcaaTCAATCGGATCGAAACGAGAGAGTTTACATGCCAACCTGGATAAATTGACTGCTGAGAAGGAGAAATGGATCtgatatttaaattgaaattgaaatgatttttttttgttatagttgACAGACACAATAACAGAAATTGTTTAAcgtgaaaataagataaaattaaagatttggtACCGTTGGTAATGGGGAGACGGTGAGATTTTATTTCCTGGAGCGGTGAATTTTGGGAAAGAGACTGCAGATTTTAGAAGGCAATGGATTTATCTCCCGCCCTAAAAAAAGTAGCGAGGGAGAGGGAGAGCAGAGActgtatatgtatatgttaaGCTACTTCGCCCGTGTAGGGGAGATGattcatcgtttttttttttttcctgtcattgttttttaacgaggatttttagttttttttaagtgtttttatataaaatataatatattaaaatattgtttttttaaaaaaaatttctcatcaatcgtaattctaattaaaattaatatcatattattttatataaaaagtaaaatcacctatttaaaaagatatagtGGCCGTTTGGGAGTGTGGCTGCGAGTGaagttcacccgcagccacacatGACAGCGTTTggttaaggaaaataaaatgcatCTTGCTGGTAGAACCCACTAAAATTAGAGATTGGACCGCAGGTtttgagaagcagcattttgctgcttctcgtgGTGGGAAAGGAACTTCaatagtggagcatggctccactgttcagtgaacagtggagccatgctccactgcgCACTGTTCACTaagtgaacagttttttttttttttaaccagcactcaaagttttttttttttgaaaaactagtacAGTTAATTAATTGCACtcgcattgttcacgtgaacaatattttttttgtttttttaaaaaattagtttaaggtgaattaaatttactcgtactgtaatctcaattttattcatgataatattttacctaattttatttcaCGCAGGATAAATCATGGTAACTGTAGTTATTgccgaatgaattttgtacgtaatgaaattgttgattttttaaaaaaaaatcatgttttactcaaaaaactagtatttaatattatttaataacactacataaattagaaggatatcgcatgatgacgtagcatttgtgaaatttgatcgcaattccaattatgttcttgccgggtccggtccagttaaaaaaaattcagtttttatttttatttttattgtgttctattcaaaaaattagaaggagatcgcttgatgacgtaacaaaaaaatcagtttttgttgttgcacacttaagaaaccatgaaaaatatagtcattgttggatagatttcgtatgtgatgacattgcacatagcttaatggaataataaaaaatatttgatatcaatattatttatttcatgatgtaataacagtagttaaatctataatatttaaattaaaaatcattaatattaatatatatttttaattattttataacctcaatttgaaaagtatttttttaaccaaacacattaaactactttttcttcaacctcaatttcaactacagttttaactaaacacctatttttttaaaccaacctcaactaaaagtactttttataaaacaattttttttaattcacaacCACAATAGCtatcgcaataccaaacaccatAGTTTCGACCTCCCAGAGAAAACTGGTTGAGTTCTTCTGCACTCCATTGATATTTGATTCTAAAGAAAGAACCTTCCAAGTCCCAATAAATGTCGGTAACTTTGgaagaaaattaattgatcACGATTCTGGTGGGCCACTCCTCTAAAGTTCGAAGCGCTACTTCGACCGTTTGTTTACTTCGTTCTCTAGTAGCCTTTTTCGAGTTATCAAAAacagttataaaaaataaaatataaactcaaattgtaaaattataaataatttttttaattatatgttaataattttaattaaaaaattaaattatattaaaatttgat is a window encoding:
- the LOC127905699 gene encoding choline/ethanolaminephosphotransferase 1-like isoform X2, with product MGFMFLVTSAFLGYIYSPRLDTPPPRWVHFAHGLLLFLYQTFDAVDGKQARRTNSSSPLGELFDHGCDALACAFESMAFGSTAMCGRDTFWFWLISAVPFYCATWENFFTNTLILPAINGPTEGLMLIYMAHFLTAVVGAGWWAQQFAMSFPFLSWLPFVSEIPTYRVVQFLMTAFAVIPTVGFNVSNVYKVVQARKGSMLLALAMLYPFVVLVGGVLLWDYLSPSDLMSNYPHLVILGTGLAFGFLVGRMILSHLCDEPKGLKTNMCMSLLYLPFAIANALAARLNDGVALVDEFWVLLGYCVFTMGLYLHLATSVIHEITTALGICCFRITRKKA
- the LOC127905699 gene encoding choline/ethanolaminephosphotransferase 1-like isoform X1 — translated: MGYIGSHGIAALHKYKYSGVDHSCVAKYVLQPFWARFVNLFPLWMPPNMITLMGFMFLVTSAFLGYIYSPRLDTPPPRWVHFAHGLLLFLYQTFDAVDGKQARRTNSSSPLGELFDHGCDALACAFESMAFGSTAMCGRDTFWFWLISAVPFYCATWENFFTNTLILPAINGPTEGLMLIYMAHFLTAVVGAGWWAQQFAMSFPFLSWLPFVSEIPTYRVVQFLMTAFAVIPTVGFNVSNVYKVVQARKGSMLLALAMLYPFVVLVGGVLLWDYLSPSDLMSNYPHLVILGTGLAFGFLVGRMILSHLCDEPKGLKTNMCMSLLYLPFAIANALAARLNDGVALVDEFWVLLGYCVFTMGLYLHLATSVIHEITTALGICCFRITRKKA